The following nucleotide sequence is from Lonchura striata isolate bLonStr1 chromosome 17, bLonStr1.mat, whole genome shotgun sequence.
cctggaagtgtccaaggccaggttggatggggctctgagcagcctgggatagtggaaggtgtcgcCCATGGCAGGCAGCTGAAACAAGATAAGCTCTAAGACTCCTTCTAACTCaaaccattttattattctgtGATAATTAAATTTCATTCCATGAAGCTTATAAAACTTGTGATTTTAAATTAGATTCCTTGGAAATCCAGCTGCTATTATTGCTACAGGCTCTAGTGCTGGAAACCATCACACTTGATCCTCTCCTTCAGGTTTAATTATATAATGATTCCCACTAGTAATTGTATGTGTGAAGGCCCATAAAACAGGCTAGAGAATGAAAAAGGTGACACTGTCTTTACAGTATAATCTCTGCTACGTTTTTATTAGTTTCCGTTCATATTACATCACTTTATTTTTGCTGAGTAATCTGCATTTCTGTACTTCCAGTCATAAGAATGCATGAACACTGCACCAGCCTCATAAACAGGCAAAGCTGAACTGTTGTGCAGGTTATATCACTGAGCAGGAGCCACCTGAAGCATCACAAATCCCTTAATGTCTGAAAAGTGGGTACAAACCAAGTCCACCTGAAGCTGCCTGGTGCCACTCCTGTAGGGAATGATTTCAAATTTCACTGTTGAAGTCTCCATGGGGGCCATTCTTTCCACACTAAAAGAGAGAATGCATTTGTAAATTAAAGCAGCTGAAAATTTCTTGCTATGTATTCTTCTGAGTACCCAAGTTTAAGGCTGTATCCTCTCTACTCCCTGAGCATCCCGTAATTCAAATCTTGGCAAAAGTGATGCAAAAAACTCCATCTGCTGTATGGAGAGTACTGACATGGTGGCATTTTGTTCAAGGCTGGTGCAGATGAAAGTCATGAGGTTgacagaataattttaaaatacccaCTGGTACTCCAGATTTCCCAGCAGAGTAAACAGTGCCCAGCCAGAAGCATTCACGTACCGGATCCGGAGTTGCTCTTTGAGCAGGCCACTGCCTTCAGCTCTCAGGACACAGTCTGTCACCTCATCACACAGAGGGTTGGTGAATGTCACCTCCACACTGACAGGCTTGTGTACCACAGCTGGACCAAGGacctgcagagagaaaacattctgctcagcCACAGCATCAGTCGCATGTCTCCATAATGCTTCTCTCCTTTCATTCCCGTTGCAAACCACTTACCCTCTTAGGGtcacctgggcaggaaggagCCAGGAATAGTTTTGGGCAACAGAGTTCAGCCTTGAATGAGCCATCCAGTGTGGCTAAGAATCAGCAAACTGCTGTAGAATCTACCATTTAGTCCCTTTTATAACTAGGTCAGTGCAAGGTTTCATGTATAACATACTCATCAGAGTGAGAACAGAATGAGCATACAAGTATTGGCATATATGATTAACGACTGGAGGCACCTTAAATTAGCTTTAACTAGGCTAAATGAAAGGTTTGGGATTGGAGAACATGGGAGGTGTGAGACAGAGGTGAATTTTGGTGTCTCAGGAAAAAGAATGCAAACTAGCAAATAAACATATTCATTGCCTTATTTTGGCTGAGATAGTGTAGAATTGGTATATCTGGTAtatatttgtaaataatttaatattaggTAACATGATTGAGAGGTCCATCAGCCCAATTGCATTTCTCTATTACTGTCTCCATGTTTATAGGGAAGACTCAGTCAACAGAAACATAAATGCTTCTTAAAACTTAATCACTGAATTTAAGTAATTTTATCCAGGTGCCTGCCCTACATAAACTAGCTCTGTTATTTGaatggcacagcacagagactttttacaaagTCTCACTAGAACTTGGTATTCAGAAATCGCCAAACCTGCAAAAAACCACACTTTTTTACTCCTGTGTGTGACCTTGCTTTTCTTGTATGCTACTGACGAGTGGGTTGGGACAGCTAATCTAGTCTGGAGGCCTTGAAAGGCTCCGCACATTACCATATTCCCTCTATGTTATTTACAGTAAGATGAGCAGATAGCATTTGATCCCATGAGTTATGCAGCATTTAAATCTGCTGTCCAAAACCAGTTCAGCTCGTTTATGTGGATGTGATGGGCCATGCAAAGCCAGGACTGGGCAAACATAGTGCAGGATCTTTCCTGTAGGCTAAGAACTGCTTTTTATTCATTGTACATTTGTCAAAAGTCTGTTAAAAgtagaagaaagagaaagccTCCAGTTCTAATTAATCACTTGGGAGGtgttgcagaaggtgaaaagtgACACTTAGCATGATACAGTTAAAGAACTTTCTCTGAATGTTGGTAATAAAGCGACTCACAGCCCCAGGCATTATCAGATGGTCAAGGAAGGTGGCTTTGGTAAAAACCAGTCTTCCTAAATAAACTGGAAGATACTGATCAGACTTTTCTAACAAAAGGTCTAAATATGGATGAGATTTCTTTGTCTGTATTCTGCCTGTCCATCCTTAGGTAAACTTACCCTGTAAACTGTAACACTGAGAACTTTATCAGTGCCACATTACCAAGCACTGGCAAGAATATTCCAGCACAACTATGCCATggaaagattttccttttttttagtGTATTTCAATTCATTTGTATCCTATGGCCTATTACTACAGCAACGAGATCTGATCACCCTCAGACATGATTTCACTTCCCATGCTCCTTCCCATGAGAAATAGATGGAGTAGGAATTGCAGTTGGTGCTTCTCAGCACATCTCTCAAGGGTCACAGAGGTGGCTGGCTTTTACCTTGATGGTGAGAAAAGGATCCTGGAGTACAATATCCTTCTCAACTAGAAGTGAGGCTCCCCGTTTGATCTGGCACACAGCAGTCACTAGGATCTTCCTGTCATCCATCAGAGAGTTTTTGTACTGGGAGTAGGAGATCTTGAAAGAAATCTCTTTCACTGTAAtggaaacagaaacaaaatttccCTCTCTTATTTTTTCTGAGTATCAGCTATCTGTAAGATACCTGTGTTTTAAGGAGTGATACTCTTTTTACCCTGGGGTTGCACATTTGTGAGTGTTGACACCAACAGACAGGAATGATGCTCATGGGTGATTCCTGCTTACATTTACATAAAGCACTAAATGATCAGGTACAGTTTGGTACCTGGACAGATctgaggatggatggatgtggcAATACCTGctggtgttttttttcatttatctgaAGCTGGGATTTATTGCTCCTTCCTTTTCAAAGAGGGCAGAGGTCAGAAGGTGGGTTGGTTTAATGCTCTTGCAGATGCAGCTGTTCAGCCTCTGCCTTGCACAACCAGAGTTTCTGTGCCAGTGAGGAAGGCAATGGAACTCAGTATAGTGAGAAGAAGAGTTCTGCTGGAACTGTGGAATGAGTTCTAATGTGCTATGTATTAGCTTGAGAGGGTAGTTCTGTTCATCTGTGCTGCCCCTCATTTTTCAGCACTGTCCCTCTAAAAGCAGGGCAGAGACCACTCTCTGCAGGTGGCAcagctcttcctgcagttgGTGGTTGCTGTTGTGCTGCTGTGAAAGTTGTAGGCTTGTCTTTCCCCCTTTAATCTgtctttttgctttgcttgtgggGAACCAGCAGCTCACTAATCCCCAGTCTATGTCTCTTAGTTGTTCTCTGCTAGCAGAAAAGGTCATAATGTAGCACCAACGGTGGCTATGCTGGGTCAGACAAAAGGTCACCCTGCTCAGTCTCTTTTTTGTCAGTGCCTGAAAGCAAATTCTTAAGACAGGGAAAATATGTGTGTTTCTTTTCCCCTGAATAGCCTTGACCTCCAACTGTTTGCAGGTCGTACACGTCATCAGTCattctttattttcatgtgaTCTGACCACAACCCAAAACTATGTCTTGTCCCGTAATAAAAGCTGTAATTAAAATTACCTTCTTCAGATCCAAGTTTAACAGACCTATGCAACTGCAAAATCTCTGCCTTGGGCCTTCTGGTGTAGAGAATGGCTGAAGCCTTCAGTTTAACCTTGACGGTGTTAAAATCCGAGGTCAAGTTTCTGAGTGTCAAAGTGAGGGGGATGTCCTGGCCAACCACAGGAGATGCATCAAGGAGCAGCTTCCCCGAGACGCTGGGGGTTTCTGCAGGCTGTGCCCTTGAAAATCCTCTTCTGGATCTTGGAATTCTGCTTCTTTTCCCAGGCCTTCTCACACCAAGCAGCTTCAGTGCCTTGTTGTACACCTGCCTTTCTTTCACGGATCCTGCATTGGAAATACCATGCTCAGAGATCTCATGTAGCTACTGGGTATAGTGCAGTGGAGCCGTGGCTGATCTCAGACATTTCGGGAAGCTGAGAACGGCAAAGATACTCAAGAGGAGAAAATGAGGTCTAACCCTAATGTGAATTTTGGCACAAAAGCAAATGAATGTACATGGCCACGAAGGCTGGAAAGTAAAATGTGCCCATCAGCTCCAGGTGGCTGTTTGTGGGTACCTCTTAGAAGCTGTGGGCAGTAGAAGGATAATTCTGGGAGAGTTCAGTTCATAAGATGGGACAATTGCCATCTCCTCTGAAACTGAGAAGGATGAAAAACCTTTTTGCAGAAATTCTCCCAAAACAGTTCTACAGAATGGCTGGAGAATTGAACTGAATCAATATCAACAGATAAGGAGCCCTAAGACTTTGAAAATTCTCTATTTCTTGGCTCTAGAAGTAAAGAAATTGTCAGTACTCAGTCCAACAAAGACCTTAATTCTTTTCACATCTGATCATCAGTGGCAAAACTATTGTAATAAAGAATTTACCTTCTGGATATTTGTAATTAGCAGTGACATCCACACGGGAGTTGGTGCCCACTGCTTTGGTGCTGATAAATTTTCCAATCTTCCTGGTATCAGAAtaaattctctcttttcttttcttgctaTAGCGAATCCAAGTAACACAGTCAGCATTCACTGCTGCAAACACAAATGGGCTGTCGTAATCCAGGTTCACATCCCCTTCCTTAATGGCTCTGGTGGAGGCAGGACCACACTGATAAATGCCTGTATTAGAGAGGGAGAAGTTGAACAACATAAATCCTCATGCTGACAGCAAGAGGGAGAGGCAGCCACTCCAAAGACACATTTGggagaaataaaacaacataAATCCTCATGCTGACAGCAAGAGGGAGAGGCAGCCACTCCAAAGACACATTTGGGTCAAGTACACTGTTTTTATGTCTGTGTAATGTGGTAACAGCATGCCCAGAGATTCCACATGCACTTTGCATCAGAaggtggggctgcagaggaggctggcagggagagctAAAGCTTCTGGTGATGTGTGCCATGAGATGTTCTCACCCACCAAAGGCTGCAAGGCTGCATGCAAAGCTGTCAGGGGAAAGGAGAGGAGTCAGAAGTACAGTCAGACCTAAGAGATGGGAATCAACAGTGCTGGGTGTGCTTTGAGAAGAGCCAGAAAACTGAATTTGTTAAACCTGGTAGTGAAGAATGGGATTGTGTGATGTGAGGAGCTAAGACAAGCAAGGGTGAGATGAGTGAACATAAGATGTACTCACTTTTGTGGAGGcagaaaattgaaatttaaaaagaaagaattgtTATGCTGGTCAGCAATCCAGAGGCTGACAGTAAAGCTCCTTACTGGAGATTGATGTGGGTGTTGCTTTTCTTGTGCACCCAAATTAATGCTACATCTACAGGAAATATATAGAAGAGAATTGTCCTGAGGTTTTTggtaatttcaattttttagtCCTGGTAATCTTTAGGAGTAACACTATCTACAGGTTTTAATATTTACAACTAACACAACTGTGTTacctttgcttttttcctggGGTGTTGCATCCAAAACCTGCCATCCATCATAAAAAGAGCCAAGGTCTCTTCTAATGAACCAGCTTTCATTCCAGACATGGAAATTCCTGCAAAGGAGGCAGTATGTAGAATATCAGATTTGTACAATGCAAGAAATAATCCTAATTGAGTGAATGAAAACTctgtggagagagcagctgCTGTACTCCTTACATGAGTacctcctttcccttttttgtcagctttttgtATTATACCTCTGAGAAATGTTGGGATATTATGCAAAAGaaatagtaaaagaaaaatacttattttcagTGTCACTAATTCAATATTGGACATTCCTGAACAAAAAGCCAAAGGTCTGGAGTGGAGTTTTATATCTGGGAGCATGAGGTCGGGGTGGTTTTTCAGGAGCATGATTCCAGATCTTTTAATTAGGGGGGAATCTAGTGgaagaaatattaaagaaatatgTATATTTACCACACACTGTCTTCACTCAAGTGCAAGTTGTTTCCAGACACATCAATGTACTTATCAACACTCAGATTTAGGTTCTTGTCATGGGCAGAGTTGAAGTTTGTAATAACACGAGTAGGTATTCCCAAGCATCTCAGAACTGCAATATAGAATGCCATAAAAGCTCTGTAAACCTATTTTGCAGACATATAGAAAGTTTTTTTGTTGATCACACAGTTTAGTGTATGTTTTCAGTGGTGAAACAAGCCCTCAGAAATTTCCCTTCAGCTATGATGCAAGTCACAGTCATTGTGCAAGATTGCTTAAAAGACACTTCCACTGACATGACATTCTTAGCTGTCATGTCCTTTTTAATAATAGTTTGGTTCACccatttattttaatctttgattttcatccttttctctttctcattttccctctgttctttgtttctttttccacttACAGAGATAAGAGGAATTTAAAATCGcaattttcctttgtattttcCCCAAAGATATTCTGGTGTCTCAGAACATCTTTGACTGGATACTGCTAggatgaaataattttcctgaCTTGCAGCTCCCTTTACAGGTCCTCAGAATTGTGACTTACTCTTGTCTCACCAGCAGGTAAGATACATCAGTAGAAAACTGGCAGTGTGAGAAGATGGACTTAAAAGAATACTGGTTTTCTTTGAATCCTAGCTTTGAAACAGGAAACCCAGCCTGGAAAACCCCTTTGGTTTTTGTTTACTCACAAAGCTTTGCGTTTACCCACAAAGCTGACATGAGTTATTATACAACGTGAAGGATTAACCCTTCACACACGGAGAGCAGAGGTTCCTCACTCTCCCTGTCGAAGCTGAAAGAGCTCGAGCAGAATTGTCACAAAGCTCAGGCTGCAGAACTCACAGCGAGCTGCCTCTGTGGTTCAGTCCCACCTCTCCCAGGGTACCTGTGCATGAGACTCCTGCAAAGACCCAGCACTGGCCGTAGCGGACGGGTCTGTACCTGGCCCGGTACCACCTCCGCAGGATGGCCACGCTCCCGCTCCAGCGCAGGGGGTTTGTTCCCGAGCGGAACTTCCCGCTCCACTTCCCTTCCACTACCCCCTTCTCATCGTTGCTGTTAACCTGAAAGAGTCCTTCTCATGAGAGAATGGAAGTATTTAcaggaaaagagagagggaaatagTTAGAAGTGACGCTGTGTGGGTAGCACTGCTCTCGTCGATGGGGTGGTGGGAcagaatatttgaattttagaaaaaattttGTCTGCTCAAAGGCCACAATTGAACCAAACCCAGACCAGACTGTAGAATCTGGTGATTCAAAACTGCCTTGTTTTCAGTACAAGTGGTCCCAAATGTACTGACTGACACCTGTTTatgttttctctgtttcatgCGTTGATCTCACCTCCTTGTATGTCATTACTCTGCTAGGCTGTGCATTCATGCTGCTTCACATTCTCAAGTGATTTATGGAAGCCTTGAGAAatccttcttttctcttctttgcaTTTGTTGCAAGTGTGCAGATAGTACTTACTGCTTGCCCAGACTTGTTAGATGTGGTTGCATGTATTTGTAAACATCCATTGTAAAGCCCTCTTCAAGTATCAAGTGTAGTGGTACAGGATGCAGTAagttatttttagtatttttttcttaattatttttagttATAGTAGTTTTGTACATCTGAGTAGAGTTATTTATGTTGAAGCTGAGAATGCCTAAAGTGAGTGCTGTCCAAAAGGCTGAAAAATATCAGTTCTAAAGGAGGAATCTGCTAAGAAATGTGGTGAGgcatatattatttataaaccAGAAAACTTTTCATCTGCCTAGTTGTGCGTTTATGTGTTTGTGAGGATAGGTGTGTGCTGAGGAGTTGTAACTATCTGTTGCAGGAAATGCTAAAAACCTCACCAAACAAATATCCCTTAAGTAAAGAATGCTAAATTCAGTCATCTACTGCAGGTGAACCAGCACTcgttttccaaaatattttgtgtttctcttGATGTTTGAAAAACTTAGCAAGTGATTTCAGAATAGACAAAGGTTTCCAAATTAGTGAAAAGATCTAATGGACTAAAAATCTGTCAGGAAAATACATGTGAGGTTCAATGTTCCTCAGAAGTTCTTGGAAACATTCCTTCAGTCATGAGCAAACTTTTGGGAAGAAGACTAAATCTccattttaccttttttttgctattttttgcTTGGCCACATCTACAAAACATTGAGGAATTCACGCTGAAGCATGAGTGtgggttggggttttgttggtAGGTGCATTTCCAGCTGTAAGTGCTGGATCACTTTACCATGGCACTGATAACCCTGCTCACATAGACAGGGCTGTTCCTCTTGGAGACATCCACAGCTGGGTCCTCACGGTGGTTCAGGCTCCGGTCCAGAACAGCCAGAGAGATATCAAGGATGTCCTCTTCAAACTGGAATCAAAACAAGCAATATATTAAGGCTGATTTCATAAAAAAACTTAAGGATAAATTCCCCACCTAGTTTCCTTCTCCGAGCATGGGAGGAAGATGTTGGGAATAGATGAGTTTTCTGTACTGTTAGAGAAAATTGGGCCAAGAAGAAAACCATTAATCTTCCAACTCTCCATAGTATTTTAAGGATGTCTGTGAGCACAATGTGGGGCTGTGGCCACTGGCATTCACGAGGACATTACGTGACCTGGTGGCAAAGACAAGACCACTGTGGGTTGGGCTCAGCAGGGTTCACACCCTCCCACATCCTGCTGTGCCCCTTCAGGCACATGT
It contains:
- the LOC110476173 gene encoding protein-glutamine gamma-glutamyltransferase 6-like, with protein sequence MSETDLKIGKVNWQSKLNKAAHHTSDYSSTEPILRRGQPFNISLNLKRTAQSWDNLTFIASTGPSPAESQQTKAIFSLSEEGASGWSATQEPSEPRCLNFTILSPADAVIGRYKLQLQVLAGNKVSSKVLGQFVLLFNPWCPDDDVYMANEKERQEYVLNDSGIIFQGLEKDIQEEAWNYGQFEEDILDISLAVLDRSLNHREDPAVDVSKRNSPVYVSRVISAMVNSNDEKGVVEGKWSGKFRSGTNPLRWSGSVAILRRWYRARYRPVRYGQCWVFAGVSCTVLRCLGIPTRVITNFNSAHDKNLNLSVDKYIDVSGNNLHLSEDSVWNFHVWNESWFIRRDLGSFYDGWQVLDATPQEKSKGIYQCGPASTRAIKEGDVNLDYDSPFVFAAVNADCVTWIRYSKKRKERIYSDTRKIGKFISTKAVGTNSRVDVTANYKYPEGSVKERQVYNKALKLLGVRRPGKRSRIPRSRRGFSRAQPAETPSVSGKLLLDASPVVGQDIPLTLTLRNLTSDFNTVKVKLKASAILYTRRPKAEILQLHRSVKLGSEEVKEISFKISYSQYKNSLMDDRKILVTAVCQIKRGASLLVEKDIVLQDPFLTIKVLGPAVVHKPVSVEVTFTNPLCDEVTDCVLRAEGSGLLKEQLRIRVERMAPMETSTVKFEIIPYRSGTRQLQVDLVCTHFSDIKGFVMLQVAPAQ